One Anaerobaca lacustris DNA window includes the following coding sequences:
- a CDS encoding fasciclin domain-containing protein, whose translation MFKKLTWFTFLLVALSMATGLVYGQSVNINFQPASSEEPNDYLPDTGLLFGDRGNGFSYGWDRDTTADTRDRNSANALDQRYDTVMHFSKQGDATWEIALIDGEYDLFIVCGDPGYTDQTNTLDIEGTLVVDLDGQSAENYFDEFAVTVEVVDGRLTITPGPGASNAKICFIDITYVGPPKQATQPTPADGATDQLYDAVVLEWTPGLYAELHNLYLGTSLEEVAAADIDAIVIDDEIDVIDVNDIVDVNDIADANDVADDDIADDVVDDVTSSVVAVALETASYDPGRLELGQTYYWRVDEVSSDPNIGVVRGAIWSFTVESFSVQIVNVTASASSSESAAFGPEKTIDGSGLDENDLHSASGTAMWLSSGAVDEVVYIEYAFDKPYRLGEVQVWNSNTAIEASYGYGLKDVTIETSVDGSTWTVFGDVELAQAPGAPGYAADSLDMAGTVAMYVRFVANSNWGGGLRYGLSEIRFFAITAPIVAQNPQPAAGTAEVSVDATLSWRPGLYAVAHELYISSDKAAVENGTAFVGSTDGSSFNVATLGLNIGTTYYWKVNAVHDANAPAAQDGDVWSFTTQQYFVVDNFESYTSDDLTKTWVDNWKRTVGKTSIYPSTGSPVIDQEVANSGDQSAFLAYDNAKSPYHAEYYRAVSGRTNWKANGVQKLVLFFHGDPGNFAGDKLSVTINDKRVVYSGDLSKPWWKSWTIDLASLGVNLQDVKGISFGVGDNPLPAGRKGKVWIDDIRLYREAPALPNLVDAAVAVNESEEFAGQFDTLLAALGKADPAILEALSSESGAYTVFAPTDDAFAAMGITAGNVGGVDTGVLNEILLYHAVAGKLTESDILATGAIATVQGASIRQADGVLTDAVGRTVNLVAVDGVAANGVIHVIDTMMLPYEIRNIVEMLTLVNGAGDLAGQLNGIIGIVQGDPALLALLTGADEYTVFAPTDAAIDVLRVNADENLLKYHIAAGSLLAADVLAADEIEMLNGGMLTQAGGVLIDAAGRQVMLLATDVIAANGVVHVIDAVLLPVPVVESASLELMGGDPAVEQMTPVILGESDLFTLNLDAAKTTFTATTLRMSLYYEDADGAPVVVATADVVLSTKMQEYALELNAYEAPDAVGKTIGIALENLTKYASAGIAIDNLRLEGPTAAPEPEPEPEPEPEPEPDEELELELEEEA comes from the coding sequence ATGTTCAAGAAGCTTACCTGGTTCACATTCCTATTGGTGGCCCTGAGTATGGCTACCGGCCTGGTATACGGGCAATCGGTCAACATCAATTTCCAGCCGGCGAGCAGCGAGGAGCCGAACGACTACCTGCCGGACACCGGTCTGCTCTTCGGCGATCGCGGCAATGGGTTCAGCTACGGCTGGGACCGTGACACTACGGCCGACACGCGCGATCGCAACAGCGCCAACGCACTCGATCAGCGGTACGACACCGTGATGCACTTCTCCAAACAGGGTGATGCAACGTGGGAGATCGCCCTGATCGACGGGGAATACGATCTGTTCATCGTTTGCGGCGATCCCGGCTACACCGACCAGACCAACACGCTGGACATCGAAGGCACACTCGTCGTCGATCTCGACGGACAGTCGGCGGAGAACTACTTCGACGAGTTCGCCGTGACGGTCGAGGTGGTCGACGGCCGCCTGACGATCACGCCGGGCCCCGGCGCCAGCAACGCCAAAATCTGCTTCATCGACATCACATACGTCGGGCCGCCGAAGCAGGCCACACAGCCCACCCCGGCAGACGGCGCCACCGACCAGCTTTACGATGCGGTCGTCCTGGAGTGGACTCCGGGCCTCTACGCCGAACTGCACAACCTTTATTTGGGTACGAGCCTTGAAGAGGTCGCCGCCGCCGATATCGACGCCATCGTGATCGACGACGAGATCGACGTTATCGATGTCAATGACATTGTCGATGTCAACGACATTGCCGATGCCAACGATGTCGCCGACGACGATATCGCTGATGACGTCGTCGACGACGTTACGAGCAGCGTTGTGGCCGTGGCACTGGAGACGGCCAGCTACGATCCGGGCCGGCTCGAACTCGGCCAGACGTACTACTGGCGCGTCGATGAGGTCAGCAGCGATCCCAATATCGGTGTGGTGCGGGGCGCGATCTGGAGCTTCACGGTCGAGTCGTTCAGCGTTCAGATCGTCAATGTCACGGCCAGCGCGTCCAGCTCCGAGAGCGCCGCGTTCGGACCGGAGAAAACCATCGACGGTTCCGGCCTCGATGAAAACGATCTGCACTCGGCCAGTGGAACCGCCATGTGGCTCAGCTCGGGTGCGGTCGACGAAGTGGTCTACATCGAATACGCCTTCGACAAGCCGTATCGCCTCGGCGAGGTCCAGGTCTGGAATTCGAACACCGCGATCGAGGCTTCCTACGGCTACGGCCTCAAGGACGTGACCATCGAGACCTCGGTCGACGGCAGCACGTGGACGGTCTTCGGCGACGTCGAGTTGGCCCAGGCCCCCGGCGCTCCCGGTTATGCCGCTGACAGCCTCGATATGGCGGGCACCGTCGCGATGTACGTTCGCTTCGTGGCCAACAGCAACTGGGGCGGAGGGCTCAGGTACGGCCTGAGCGAAATCCGCTTCTTCGCGATTACGGCCCCGATCGTCGCACAGAATCCGCAGCCGGCCGCAGGGACCGCTGAGGTGTCCGTCGATGCCACCCTGAGTTGGCGTCCCGGTCTGTACGCCGTCGCACACGAGCTGTACATCAGTAGCGACAAGGCTGCCGTCGAGAACGGCACGGCGTTCGTCGGCTCGACGGACGGCAGTAGCTTCAACGTTGCCACGCTGGGTCTGAACATCGGGACCACCTACTACTGGAAGGTCAACGCGGTCCACGACGCCAACGCTCCGGCGGCACAGGACGGCGACGTCTGGAGCTTCACAACGCAGCAGTATTTCGTGGTGGACAACTTCGAGAGCTACACCAGCGACGACCTCACGAAGACGTGGGTCGACAACTGGAAGAGAACCGTTGGCAAGACCAGCATCTACCCGTCGACCGGCAGTCCCGTGATCGACCAGGAGGTTGCCAACAGCGGCGATCAATCCGCGTTCCTGGCCTATGACAACGCCAAGTCGCCGTATCACGCCGAGTACTATCGGGCCGTTTCCGGTCGAACCAACTGGAAGGCCAACGGCGTCCAGAAGCTCGTGTTGTTCTTCCACGGCGATCCGGGCAACTTCGCCGGCGACAAGCTCTCCGTGACGATCAACGACAAGAGGGTCGTGTACAGCGGTGACTTGTCCAAGCCGTGGTGGAAGTCCTGGACCATCGACCTGGCCTCGCTGGGCGTCAACCTGCAGGACGTCAAGGGCATTTCGTTCGGCGTCGGCGACAACCCGCTGCCGGCCGGACGCAAGGGCAAGGTCTGGATCGACGACATCCGCCTGTATCGTGAGGCGCCGGCTCTGCCGAACCTCGTGGATGCGGCGGTCGCCGTCAACGAGAGCGAGGAATTCGCCGGCCAGTTCGACACCCTGCTGGCGGCATTGGGCAAGGCCGATCCGGCCATTCTCGAGGCCCTGTCGAGTGAGTCGGGCGCCTACACGGTGTTCGCGCCCACCGACGATGCGTTCGCCGCGATGGGCATCACAGCCGGCAACGTCGGCGGCGTGGACACGGGCGTGTTGAACGAGATCCTGCTGTACCACGCGGTCGCCGGCAAGCTGACGGAAAGCGACATCCTGGCGACCGGCGCGATCGCGACGGTCCAGGGTGCATCGATCCGGCAGGCCGACGGCGTGCTGACCGATGCAGTCGGGCGTACGGTCAACCTCGTGGCAGTCGACGGCGTGGCCGCGAACGGCGTGATCCATGTCATCGACACGATGATGCTTCCGTACGAGATCCGCAACATCGTCGAGATGCTGACCCTGGTGAACGGCGCCGGCGACCTGGCCGGACAGCTCAATGGGATCATCGGCATCGTGCAGGGCGATCCGGCCCTGCTGGCACTGCTGACCGGCGCGGACGAGTACACCGTCTTCGCGCCGACGGACGCGGCCATCGACGTGCTGCGCGTCAACGCGGATGAGAACCTGCTGAAGTACCATATCGCGGCCGGCTCGTTGCTGGCGGCCGATGTCCTCGCTGCCGATGAGATCGAAATGCTCAACGGCGGCATGCTGACCCAGGCGGGCGGTGTCCTGATCGACGCCGCCGGACGGCAGGTGATGCTCCTGGCGACCGACGTAATTGCGGCCAACGGTGTCGTCCATGTCATTGACGCCGTGCTGCTGCCGGTGCCCGTCGTTGAGAGCGCCAGCCTCGAATTGATGGGCGGCGATCCGGCGGTCGAGCAGATGACGCCGGTAATTCTCGGTGAAAGCGACCTCTTCACGCTGAACTTGGATGCCGCCAAGACCACCTTCACGGCTACGACGCTGCGGATGAGCCTGTACTACGAGGATGCCGATGGCGCGCCCGTGGTGGTGGCAACCGCCGACGTGGTGTTGAGCACCAAGATGCAGGAATACGCACTGGAGCTCAATGCTTACGAGGCGCCTGATGCGGTCGGCAAGACGATCGGCATCGCGTTGGAGAACCTCACCAAGTACGCCAGCGCAGGAATTGCCATCGACAACCTGCGTCTTGAAGGCCCGACGGCCGCTCCCGAACCCGAGCCGGAGCCGGAACCTGAGCCCGAGCCCGAGCCGGACGAAGAGCTGGAACTGGAGCTGGAAGAAGAGGCCTAA